From the genome of Streptomyces sp. NBC_01317, one region includes:
- a CDS encoding Gfo/Idh/MocA family protein — protein sequence MSKPPRIGLLGAGPWAERTHAPALAAHSGLEFSGVWGRRPEAAVALAAAHDTTAHSGEAGIDALFAESDAIAFALPPDVQAPLAVRAAAAGCHLIMDKPVATTVEGARAVADAAAAANVASVVFCTLRFSPVTSAWIDEQVATGGWFTAHAHWLGSLYGPSAVSSPFADSPWRREKGGLWDVGPHALSVLIPLLGDVTEVTAVRGEPDLTHLVLRHTSGATSTAALSLSAPSKGSGTGFVVNGEHGIASLPEEWGDPIGSFEAAVDALLASVRTGLPHACDVRFGLRLTEILAEAEKQVAAAGK from the coding sequence ATGAGCAAGCCACCACGTATCGGACTCCTCGGCGCGGGCCCCTGGGCGGAGCGCACGCACGCCCCGGCCCTGGCCGCCCACTCCGGCCTCGAATTCAGCGGTGTCTGGGGGCGGCGCCCCGAGGCGGCCGTGGCCCTCGCCGCCGCCCACGACACCACCGCGCACTCCGGCGAGGCCGGGATCGACGCGCTCTTCGCGGAGAGCGACGCCATCGCCTTCGCCCTGCCGCCGGACGTCCAGGCACCGCTCGCGGTACGGGCCGCGGCCGCCGGCTGTCACCTGATCATGGACAAGCCGGTCGCGACAACCGTCGAAGGGGCCCGCGCGGTGGCGGACGCCGCCGCGGCCGCGAACGTCGCGTCGGTGGTCTTCTGCACGCTGCGCTTCTCGCCCGTGACGTCGGCCTGGATCGACGAACAGGTCGCGACCGGCGGCTGGTTCACGGCCCACGCGCACTGGCTCGGCTCGCTGTACGGGCCGAGCGCGGTGAGCAGCCCGTTCGCGGACTCGCCGTGGCGCCGGGAGAAGGGCGGGCTGTGGGACGTCGGCCCCCACGCGCTGTCCGTACTGATCCCGCTGCTCGGTGACGTCACCGAGGTGACGGCGGTACGGGGCGAGCCCGACCTCACCCACCTCGTCCTGCGGCACACGTCCGGCGCGACGAGCACCGCCGCGCTGAGCCTGAGCGCGCCGTCGAAGGGGTCGGGCACGGGGTTCGTCGTGAACGGGGAGCACGGCATCGCGTCGCTGCCGGAGGAGTGGGGCGACCCGATCGGTTCCTTCGAGGCGGCGGTCGACGCGCTGCTGGCGTCGGTCCGCACGGGGCTGCCGCACGCGTGTGACGTGCGGTTCGGACTGCGGCTGACCGAGATCCTGGCGGAGGCCGAGAAGCAGGTGGCGGCGGCGGGGAAGTAG
- a CDS encoding GNAT family N-acetyltransferase, translating to MTTTPGPEPIETERLTLVPLRVGHAREMAVVLSDPALHGFIGGAPETEAELRVRYTRMVGGSPDPEVSWCNWVLSLRAEGAEGARGAEGSRDGGGALAGTVQATVTSADPGSAPGQGAVAEIAWVVGTPWQGHGLASEAARGLVRWLEARGVGTVVAHIHPEHGASAAVARACGLTPTDVWHDGEVRWERRLGGAAGNGEGVSGKAGT from the coding sequence ATGACCACCACACCGGGGCCCGAGCCGATCGAAACGGAACGGCTCACGCTCGTCCCCCTGAGGGTCGGGCACGCGCGGGAGATGGCCGTGGTGCTCTCCGATCCCGCTCTGCACGGCTTCATCGGCGGGGCTCCGGAGACGGAGGCGGAACTGCGCGTGCGCTACACGCGGATGGTCGGGGGATCCCCGGATCCGGAGGTGTCGTGGTGCAACTGGGTGCTGAGTCTCCGCGCCGAGGGGGCGGAAGGCGCCAGGGGCGCCGAGGGGTCCCGGGACGGCGGGGGCGCGCTGGCCGGGACCGTACAGGCCACGGTCACGTCGGCCGACCCCGGCAGCGCCCCTGGCCAGGGCGCCGTCGCCGAGATCGCCTGGGTGGTAGGAACCCCCTGGCAGGGCCACGGACTCGCCTCCGAGGCCGCGCGAGGGCTCGTACGGTGGCTGGAGGCGCGCGGCGTCGGCACGGTCGTCGCGCACATCCACCCGGAGCACGGCGCCTCGGCCGCGGTGGCCCGCGCGTGCGGTCTGACGCCGACCGACGTGTGGCACGACGGGGAGGTGCGCTGGGAACGGCGGCTCGGTGGAGCGGCGGGTAATGGAGAGGGGGTAAGCGGCAAAGCGGGCACCTGA
- a CDS encoding SMI1/KNR4 family protein, translating into MKIYNWRPFLDRWSADWIDSPGAEGREDAAEEIVRDRWLGFAPAGAERIAALEERLDAELPPSYRSFLAVTDGWRPAGTAVELLGTVDGVHWHKGAELQELYESALDEESSDDEVVRAGMRGRALQLSVASDATDLLLDPGDVNADGEWAAYLHRAWSGELPVRYESFLDLMQALFRDFHRSNAGPEFVNATTRELDASVEEARVACLAGEDIDEQLDVFEDAAEHGRPRAGGFRDELTALLNGRPGDTGGRLLPYEPVGPFRTAVDTAREQARWGDTDAAWRTLATAVGTWEAYGNEHVAPVGLLADPILGPVITPERGRYLLETPRGGGRGGRHEGGAWDAAGLVSREIGLTWLADHVEQPGDYRFVLVRDVSPEEVAARVGEGPLLPPSDEGDIRRRSFGPDGRPVVRVGSAGEGWSFAYGTVLEPFGSGQLNDPGERASRGTEAVTIWVERGDTSAGRPGVFYFSCAEDGERGYGFTVRGDEIEEWGDVPEALDPEELFPGAEVPEDSVESEESEESYEDEGPAPVALDVDDEYEALDAVTGIFGVALPQLALRRGRLHTVATGPWIAAR; encoded by the coding sequence ATGAAGATCTACAACTGGCGGCCGTTCCTGGACCGGTGGAGTGCGGACTGGATCGACTCGCCCGGCGCGGAGGGGCGCGAGGACGCGGCCGAGGAGATCGTGCGGGACCGGTGGCTCGGGTTCGCGCCGGCCGGTGCGGAGCGGATCGCGGCCCTGGAGGAGCGGCTGGATGCGGAGTTGCCGCCGTCCTACCGGTCCTTCCTCGCGGTCACGGACGGGTGGCGGCCGGCCGGGACGGCCGTCGAGTTGCTCGGGACGGTGGACGGAGTCCACTGGCACAAGGGCGCCGAGCTCCAGGAGCTGTACGAGAGCGCGCTGGACGAGGAGTCGTCCGACGACGAGGTGGTACGGGCCGGGATGCGGGGGCGCGCGCTCCAGCTGTCCGTCGCGTCGGACGCCACCGACCTCCTGCTCGACCCGGGTGACGTGAACGCGGACGGTGAGTGGGCCGCGTACCTCCACCGTGCGTGGTCGGGGGAACTGCCGGTCCGTTACGAGTCATTCCTCGACCTCATGCAGGCGCTCTTCCGGGACTTCCACCGGAGCAACGCGGGCCCGGAGTTCGTCAACGCGACCACGCGCGAACTCGACGCGTCCGTGGAGGAGGCGCGGGTGGCGTGTCTGGCGGGTGAGGACATCGACGAACAGCTCGATGTGTTCGAGGACGCGGCGGAGCACGGCCGGCCGCGGGCAGGTGGGTTCCGCGACGAGCTGACGGCCCTGCTGAACGGCCGGCCCGGTGACACGGGGGGCCGACTGCTGCCGTACGAGCCGGTCGGGCCCTTCCGCACGGCGGTCGACACCGCGCGGGAACAGGCCCGTTGGGGCGACACCGACGCGGCCTGGCGCACGCTCGCGACGGCTGTGGGCACGTGGGAGGCGTACGGCAACGAACACGTCGCCCCGGTCGGGCTCCTCGCCGATCCGATACTCGGTCCGGTGATCACTCCGGAGCGGGGGCGGTACCTGCTGGAGACGCCACGCGGGGGTGGGCGGGGCGGAAGACACGAGGGTGGGGCGTGGGACGCGGCCGGGCTTGTGTCCCGGGAGATCGGGCTCACCTGGCTCGCCGATCACGTGGAGCAGCCCGGCGACTACCGCTTTGTCCTCGTCCGGGACGTGTCGCCGGAGGAGGTGGCCGCGCGGGTCGGAGAGGGGCCGCTTCTCCCGCCGAGCGACGAAGGGGACATCCGGCGGCGGTCGTTCGGCCCCGACGGCCGGCCGGTGGTCCGGGTGGGGTCGGCCGGGGAGGGGTGGAGTTTCGCCTATGGGACGGTCCTGGAGCCGTTCGGGTCGGGGCAGTTGAACGATCCGGGCGAGCGGGCCTCACGCGGCACCGAGGCGGTCACCATATGGGTCGAGCGGGGCGACACCTCGGCGGGACGGCCCGGCGTCTTCTACTTCTCCTGCGCGGAGGACGGAGAGCGCGGGTACGGATTCACCGTGCGCGGGGACGAGATCGAGGAGTGGGGGGACGTTCCCGAGGCCCTCGATCCGGAGGAGCTGTTCCCGGGCGCGGAGGTGCCGGAGGACTCCGTGGAGTCGGAGGAGTCGGAGGAGTCCTACGAGGACGAGGGGCCGGCGCCGGTTGCTCTCGACGTGGACGACGAGTACGAGGCGCTCGACGCGGTCACGGGGATTTTTGGTGTCGCGCTGCCCCAACTCGCGCTGCGGCGGGGACGGTTGCACACCGTTGCGACCGGGCCGTGGATCGCTGCCCGATGA
- a CDS encoding RraA family protein: MRHTTGTTGANDNDLQSRFAAVTTAHLADACIRARIPVRCAPTALRALEPGSRLAGRVVPARHTGSVDVFLEAFEGADPGDVLVVDNAGRQDEACVGDLMALEARIAGLAGIVIWGLHRDTADLRAIGLPVFSLGTLPTGPQRLDPRPQDALTSAAVGEWTVGRDDLVVADDDGALFLPAAGIEDLLNLAETIRDTEHRQAERIRAGASLRSQVRFDTYLAERRRNPDLTFRDHLRAVGGAIEE; encoded by the coding sequence GTGAGACACACCACAGGCACCACAGGCGCGAACGACAATGATCTCCAGAGCCGGTTCGCGGCGGTGACCACCGCCCATCTGGCGGACGCGTGCATCCGCGCCCGTATCCCCGTGCGCTGCGCCCCCACCGCCCTGCGCGCCCTGGAACCCGGCAGCCGCCTGGCCGGCCGGGTCGTCCCCGCCCGTCACACCGGCAGCGTGGACGTCTTCCTGGAGGCCTTCGAAGGGGCCGACCCCGGCGACGTACTGGTCGTGGACAACGCCGGACGGCAAGACGAGGCCTGCGTGGGCGACCTGATGGCCCTGGAGGCCCGTATCGCGGGACTGGCCGGGATCGTGATCTGGGGCCTGCACCGCGACACGGCCGACCTGCGCGCGATCGGACTCCCGGTCTTCAGCCTGGGGACGCTCCCCACCGGCCCCCAACGCCTCGACCCCCGCCCCCAGGACGCCCTGACCTCCGCCGCGGTGGGGGAGTGGACCGTGGGCCGCGACGACCTGGTCGTCGCCGACGACGACGGCGCCCTCTTCCTCCCCGCCGCCGGGATCGAGGACCTCCTCAACCTGGCCGAGACGATCCGCGACACAGAACACCGGCAGGCGGAACGGATCCGCGCGGGGGCCTCCCTCCGCTCCCAGGTCCGATTCGACACGTACCTGGCCGAGCGGCGCCGTAACCCCGACCTGACCTTCCGCGACCACCTTCGCGCGGTGGGCGGGGCGATCGAGGAGTAG
- a CDS encoding NAD-dependent epimerase/dehydratase family protein, which yields MTTVAVTGATGKTGKVVVADLLDHGFDVLAVDIATDGGERGRTAGTDVPLLLADLTDYGQAVDALSEVDAVVHLANIPAPGLFPAAHTLHTNLAMNNNVFLAAAHNKLSRVVWASSETTLGLPFDVPPRYAPVDEDHYPYPTSTYALSKVASETTAQHVADWSGIPFVALRLSNVHVEDDYRLVPGYWSDPHLRKWNLWGYIDARDAAAACRLGLTAPVTGAPSFVIAAADTVMDRPSAELLAEVFPGVKLTREIGTYETLLAIDRAREALGFEPRHSWRNTITS from the coding sequence ATGACCACCGTCGCTGTCACCGGAGCCACCGGAAAGACCGGCAAGGTCGTCGTAGCGGATCTCCTGGATCACGGCTTCGACGTCCTGGCCGTGGACATCGCGACCGACGGCGGCGAGCGGGGCAGGACGGCCGGTACGGACGTACCGCTCCTGCTCGCCGACCTGACCGACTACGGGCAGGCCGTCGACGCCCTCAGCGAGGTCGACGCGGTGGTCCATCTGGCCAACATCCCGGCGCCCGGCCTGTTCCCCGCCGCCCACACGCTCCACACCAACCTGGCGATGAACAACAACGTCTTCCTCGCCGCCGCGCACAACAAGCTCTCCCGCGTCGTATGGGCGTCCAGCGAGACCACCCTCGGCCTGCCCTTCGACGTCCCGCCCCGGTACGCGCCGGTGGACGAGGACCACTACCCGTACCCCACCTCGACCTACGCCCTCTCCAAGGTGGCGAGCGAGACGACCGCCCAGCACGTCGCCGACTGGTCGGGCATCCCCTTCGTGGCGCTGCGGCTGTCCAACGTCCATGTCGAGGACGACTACCGGCTGGTGCCCGGCTACTGGTCGGACCCGCACCTGCGGAAGTGGAACCTCTGGGGCTACATCGACGCCCGCGACGCCGCCGCGGCCTGCCGCCTCGGGCTCACCGCGCCCGTGACCGGCGCGCCCAGCTTTGTCATCGCGGCGGCGGACACCGTCATGGACCGGCCGTCGGCCGAGCTGCTGGCCGAGGTGTTCCCGGGGGTGAAGCTGACGCGTGAGATCGGTACGTACGAGACGCTGTTGGCCATCGACCGCGCCCGCGAGGCGCTCGGCTTCGAACCGCGGCACTCCTGGCGGAACACGATCACCTCCTGA
- a CDS encoding Gfo/Idh/MocA family protein has protein sequence MSASGAPVRFGLVGTGWRSEFFVRLARALPDRLTVVGVVSRSAERAAEVEAAWGVPVHRSVDSLTAGVGGAAGAGDVQPEFVIPSVPWDATPRVTKELVALGVPVLAETPPAPDAEGLRDLWRATGGSVLVQVAEQYPLMPGHAARLRLVRDGVIGDVTSVQLSSTHLYHAVSLIRHLLGAGFEPATVTARAFTAPLADPLSRDGWTDDLTPRDAETCLAFLDFGGGRMGLYDFTDNQWWNPLRGRRMVVRGSLGEIVDDQVVRMADPRTPVESPLVRRLTGTDLNLEGRELHHISFDGRVVYRNEYVGAQLSEDDLAVVDLLCRTGAWVRGEGPEPYPLAEGCQDHLLSLAIQESVRTGRAVTTEREAWAG, from the coding sequence GTGAGTGCGAGTGGGGCGCCGGTGCGGTTCGGGCTGGTCGGGACCGGGTGGCGGTCGGAGTTCTTCGTACGGCTCGCCCGCGCGCTGCCCGATCGGCTCACTGTTGTCGGGGTGGTCAGCCGGTCCGCCGAGCGGGCCGCGGAGGTGGAGGCCGCGTGGGGCGTGCCCGTCCATCGGAGCGTTGACTCGTTGACGGCCGGGGTGGGGGGAGCAGCGGGAGCGGGGGACGTACAGCCGGAGTTTGTCATCCCGTCCGTGCCGTGGGACGCCACCCCGCGCGTGACCAAGGAACTGGTCGCCCTCGGCGTCCCCGTCCTCGCCGAGACACCCCCCGCCCCGGACGCCGAAGGCCTGCGGGACCTGTGGCGGGCGACCGGCGGCAGTGTGCTGGTGCAGGTCGCGGAGCAGTATCCGCTGATGCCGGGGCACGCGGCGCGGCTGCGGCTGGTACGGGACGGAGTCATCGGTGACGTGACCTCCGTACAGCTGTCGTCCACGCACCTCTACCACGCGGTGTCCTTGATCCGGCACCTGCTCGGGGCCGGTTTCGAGCCCGCCACCGTGACGGCCCGGGCGTTCACCGCCCCGCTCGCCGATCCGCTGTCCCGCGACGGCTGGACGGACGATCTGACGCCCCGGGACGCCGAGACGTGCCTGGCCTTCCTCGACTTCGGCGGCGGGCGGATGGGGCTGTACGACTTCACCGACAACCAGTGGTGGAACCCGCTGCGCGGCCGGCGCATGGTCGTACGCGGCTCGCTGGGCGAGATCGTCGACGACCAGGTGGTCCGGATGGCCGACCCCCGTACACCCGTGGAATCGCCCCTGGTCCGCCGCCTGACCGGCACCGATCTCAATCTGGAGGGGCGGGAGCTGCACCACATCTCCTTCGACGGCCGGGTGGTCTACCGCAACGAGTACGTCGGGGCGCAGCTCTCCGAGGACGACCTCGCCGTCGTCGACCTGCTGTGCCGTACGGGCGCGTGGGTGCGCGGCGAGGGGCCGGAGCCGTACCCCCTCGCCGAGGGGTGCCAGGACCATCTGCTCAGCCTCGCGATCCAGGAGTCCGTACGAACCGGGCGGGCCGTCACCACGGAACGGGAGGCGTGGGCGGGCTGA
- a CDS encoding dihydrofolate reductase family protein: MRTLISTAFVSLDGVVEAPGGEPGYRNSGWTFKDVEFLPEAFEIKGREQEEAAAMLLGRTSYESFSAVWPDMEEFATYKVMPKYVVSTTLTDNDLVTNWGDTTILRSLDDVAALKETEGGPIIIHGSATLNQNLSDAGLIDRYHLLVFPLLLGAGKRLFSTTDKDTQKLHLTEHETYPNGLQKNVFDVIH, translated from the coding sequence ATGCGCACCCTGATCAGCACCGCCTTCGTCTCACTCGACGGCGTCGTGGAGGCCCCGGGCGGCGAGCCCGGCTACCGGAACTCGGGTTGGACCTTCAAGGACGTGGAGTTCCTCCCCGAGGCGTTCGAGATCAAGGGCCGCGAACAGGAGGAAGCCGCCGCGATGCTCCTGGGCCGGACCAGCTACGAGTCGTTCAGCGCGGTCTGGCCGGACATGGAGGAGTTCGCCACGTACAAGGTCATGCCGAAGTACGTCGTCTCCACCACTCTCACCGACAACGACCTGGTCACGAACTGGGGCGACACCACGATCCTGCGCTCACTCGACGACGTCGCCGCACTGAAGGAGACCGAAGGCGGCCCGATCATCATCCACGGCAGCGCCACCCTCAACCAGAACCTCTCCGACGCCGGCCTGATCGACCGCTACCACCTCCTGGTCTTCCCCCTCCTCCTCGGCGCGGGCAAGCGCCTGTTCAGCACCACGGACAAAGACACCCAAAAGCTCCACCTCACCGAACACGAGACCTACCCCAACGGCCTCCAGAAGAACGTCTTCGACGTCATCCACTGA